One genomic window of Dermacentor andersoni chromosome 8, qqDerAnde1_hic_scaffold, whole genome shotgun sequence includes the following:
- the not gene encoding ubiquitin carboxyl-terminal hydrolase 22, which produces MSAHGCPHLTTLKETKGTQAYGLIHSYFVCCVSKEARVKKAQLCSCHTCHARGPRLHACLQCVYFGCYGNRHIHEHARANQHLLAVDISYGVVYCFTCVDYVYDRELEAMARKHRRRCARLLGLQEYYQHWEPSNFELDLLRRNPRRKRIANNSYIGLRGLINLGNTCFMNCIVQALTHTPLLRDYFLADRHVCQFRDDPSMCLVCEMSRLFQEFYCGKSSPHIPYRLLHLVWTHARHLAGYEQQDAHEFFIATLDVLHRHCKGTNGMSTTNPHHCNCIIDQIFTGGLQSDVVCQSCKGVSTTIDPFWDISLDLGPSSHQQQHNSSPEAEDSEPTSLLDCLERFTRPEHLGSSAKIRCGRCESYQESTKQLTMKQLPVVCSFHLKRFEHSSRFHKKISSLISFPQYLDMSPFMSGPRAPSSSSSSKGARDTSSSSPANPTPQPCHDNKYCLFAVVNHSGTIETGHYTAYVRQHRDHWFKCDDHLITRASLQDVLDSEGYLLFYHKQILEYE; this is translated from the exons GCCCAACTCTGCAGTTGTCACACTTGCCATGCAAGAGGTCCTCGGCTTCATGCATGTCTCCAGTGTGTGTACTTTGGCTGCTACGGGAACCGGCATATTCACGAGCATGCTCGGGCCAATCAGCATCTATTAG CTGTTGACATTTCGTATGGAGTGGTATACTGCTTCACATGCGTCGACTATGTGTACGATCGTGAACTTGAAGCCATGGCCCGTAAACATCGGCGTCGTTGTGCCAGGCTACTTG GTCTCCAAGAGTATTACCAGCACTGGGAACCCAGCAACTTCGAGTTGGACCTGCTTCGTCGGAATCCACGGAGAAAGCGCATTGCTAACAACTCCTACATAG GCCTGCGGGGGCTGATCAACCTTGGCAACACGTGCTTCATGAACTGCATTGTGCAAGCTCTGACGCACACCCCACTGCTGCGAGATTACTTCCTTGCTGACCGGCACGTCTGCCAGTTCCGCGATGACCCTTCCATGTGTCTTGTCTGTGAAATGTCAAGGCTTTTCCAAGAG TTCTACTGTGGCAAGTCAAGCCCCCACATTCCGTACCGGCTTCTCCACTTGGTCTGGACACATGCGCGCCACTTGGCTGGTTATGAACAGCAAGATGCTCACGAGTTCTTCATCGCCACACTAGATGTGCTTCACCGGCATTGCAAAG GCACCAATGGGATGTCCACTACCAATCCTCACCACTGCAACTGTATCATTGATCAGATCTTCACAGGAGGGCTGCAGTCAGATGTGGTGTGCCAGTCCTGCAA GGGTGTGTCCACAACCATTGACCCATTCTGGGACATCTCCCTAGACTTGGGACCCAGTAGCCACCAGCAGCAGCACAATTCCTCCCCAG AGGCAGAAGATTCAGAACCAACTTCTCTTTTGGACTGTCTAGAAAG GTTCACCCGTCCCGAGCACCTGGGCAGTTCTGCGAAGATCCGGTGTGGGCGGTGCGAGAGCTACCAGGAGTCGACCAAGCAGCTGACCATGAAGCAGCTGCCCGTGGTGTGCAGCTTTCACCTGAAGCGCTTTGAGCACTCGTCGCGCTTCCACAAGAAGATCTCCTCGCTCATCAGCTTCCCCCAGTACCTGGACATGAGCCCTTTCATGTCGGGCCCTAGggcaccatcatcgtcatcatcctccAAAGGGGCACGGGACACGTCTTCTTCGAGCCCAGCCAATCCAACTCCTCAGCCCTGCCACGACAACAA GTACTGCCTATTTGCTGTAGTGAACCACAGTGGGACTATTGAGACAGGCCACTACACGGCTTACGTGCGGCAACACCGGGACCACTGGTTTAAGTGTGATGACCACCTAATCACGCGGGCCAGCTTGCAGGATGTCCTAGACTCGGAAGG CTATTTACTGTTCTACCACAAGCAGATCCTGGAGTACGAGTGA